In Ammoniphilus sp. CFH 90114, the DNA window AGTATTATTAGTCAATTCGAGGAGACCTTGCAAACGGCTGTTTCATTAGCTTACTTCATGCCGATGATTGCAGGGATGACAGGAAACACAGGAACTCAATCCTTGGCGGTCGTTGTCCGTGGATTAGTTTCTCAGGATATTGATCGAAAAACTGTAGTTCGTCTGATTTTCCGAGAGTTTGGCGTTGGTCTTATTATTGGACTCGTATGCAGCGTGCTTATTAGTATTGTGGCGTACGTATGGAAGGAAGATCTTGTACTAGGGCTTGTTGTAGGCAGCTCCCTCTTGTTGACCCTGATTATAGGAACGTTAGCTGGTACAATTATTCCTCTGTTGCTTTATCGGTTTAATGTGGATCCCGCTGTAGCTTCTGGGCCACTGATTACAACTTTGAACGACATCTTTTCCCTAACGGTTTATTTCGGTATTGCTACGATATTTTTATCCTACTTGAGTGGTTAGAAAAGCTGGGAAAGCTCCCGGCTTTTTTGTATATCTGTAAAACGCCTATAATCTACATGATATGGCTACGTTGAAAGTCGAATTTTAGCAGATATAATAGTTATTTTTGTTAAATTTATTAAAGGAAAAGTTCACTCATGCTAGAAAACCTACTATAGACCTAATTACATAATAAGGAGAGAGTATGTTGACTAACATCAGTGTTGTTTTGGTTGATGATAATAAGGAGTTTACAGAAATTCTTTCTGATTATATCGGAAGTCAAGAGGATATGGAGGTACGGGGGATTGCCTACAATGGGAATGATGTGTTTTCCCTGTTGGAAGAGGTTGTTCCAGATGTGCTCATTCTAGATATTATTATGCCTAACTTAGATGGGTTAGCGGTGTTGGAATATCTAAGAACGATGAAATTTCCTAAACATCCAAAGGTGATCGTGCTGACGGGCTTTGGTCATGAGGATATTACGAAAAGAGCATTAGAGCTAGGAGCGGACTACTATATTTTAAAACCATTTAATATGGATCTACTGATTAAGCGTATTCGTGAAGTCAGCGGGTCTAGCGCAGCAGCAACAACTCATTATTTATCGGAAGAAGCGATCGCTTCTTTAAAAAAAACCACTATTGATCCTTCCAATGGGAAGTCATTGGATCAAGTGATTACCTCTTATCTAGTTGAAATGGGGATCCCAGCTCATATTAAGGGTTATCTGTATATAAGGGAAGCCATTACGATGGTGTATAACGATATTGAATTATTGGGCTCGATTACGAAGGTTCTCTACCCAGATCTTGCTAAGAAATATAATACCACCCCAGCAAGGGTAGAAAGAGCGATCCGTCATGCCATTGATGTGGGTTGGTCAAGAGGAAATATGGAGTCCATTAATCATTTGTTTGGATATACGGTTAATAAAATGAAATGTAAGCCTACAAACTCTGAGTTTATCGCCATGTTAGCAGATCAAATTAGGTTAAAATCTGCAATAAGTTAGGAAATTTTACACGCGATAGCAAGGCAAGAATACTGATATAATACAGGTACCTATCTTTTCCTCGGTTGGGTTTGAGTGGTTGTAATGTTTGGCGTTCCTTATGGGAACGCTTTTTTTTATAGCTGTGCTATCA includes these proteins:
- the spo0A gene encoding sporulation transcription factor Spo0A, coding for MTNISVVLVDDNKEFTEILSDYIGSQEDMEVRGIAYNGNDVFSLLEEVVPDVLILDIIMPNLDGLAVLEYLRTMKFPKHPKVIVLTGFGHEDITKRALELGADYYILKPFNMDLLIKRIREVSGSSAAATTHYLSEEAIASLKKTTIDPSNGKSLDQVITSYLVEMGIPAHIKGYLYIREAITMVYNDIELLGSITKVLYPDLAKKYNTTPARVERAIRHAIDVGWSRGNMESINHLFGYTVNKMKCKPTNSEFIAMLADQIRLKSAIS